A part of Chanodichthys erythropterus isolate Z2021 chromosome 4, ASM2448905v1, whole genome shotgun sequence genomic DNA contains:
- the gptl gene encoding alanine aminotransferase 2-like isoform X1, translated as MSALKKTTRPPSAEEETRDNKRGMNMKKVLDLSSGDSHNAGVKPITFVRQVIAGCLYPSLLQSDALPPDARLRAQMLLRHFDGGSIGSYTDSCGSMYVRNTIAESISLRDGGVPSSPEQVFITVETQRGLMRHDCAQVMMRLLCQSEGVSAVMIPDPAPHTLAHLLERMGVVPVPYRLQEQCGWSVERAELNRAIQASRGRCSPRAIYISNPGDPTGHVQSRESIEDVIRFAADEELFLLVNEVYQNTVFADGSEFVSYKQVLAEMGAPYSETVQLASLHSLSNGIMGECGFRTGYMELVNVDQAVMLYTEVLLTGDLCPPVIGQIALDVMADPPHPGEPSYTLYTQEVASRLMTLKCNVSRAVEVINDLPGFSCLSVQSGIFLYPHLTLPHSAVTHAQSVGLLYSRRLLEDQGVCVGFSEDHTHSRSCCHFRLCVLMPSDELEEALRRLRCFHYQFLKEYCEITISAPQQSN; from the exons ATGTCTGCTCTGAAGAAGACCACCAGACCACCATCAGCTGAGGAAGAGACTCGCGACAATAAACGG GGGATGAATATGAAGAAGGTTCTGGATTTGAGTTCTGGAGACTCTCACAACGCTGGAGTGAAGCCAATAACCTTTGTTAGACAG GTCATAGCCGGATGTTTGTATCCCAGTCTCCTGCAGAGCGACGCTCTTCCTCCTGACGCTCGTCTCAGAGCTCAGATGTTACTCCGTCACTTTGATGGAGGCAGTATCG GTTCGTACACTGATTCATGTGGATCGATGTACGTGAGAAACACTATAGCAGAGTCCATTTCTTTGCGGGACGGAGGCGTCCCATCGAGTCCAGAGCAAGTGTTCATCACTGTTGAGACCCAGAGGGGTTTGATG AGACATGACTGTGCGCAGGTGATGATGCGACTGCTGTGTCAGTCAGAGGGCGTGTCTGCGGTTATGATCCCAGACCCCGCCCCTCACACTCTGGCACACCTCCTGGAGAGGATGGGCGTGGTTCCGGTGCCCTATCGGCTGCAAGAGCAGTGTGGGTGGAGCGTGGAGAGGGCGGAGCTTAACAGAGCCATCCAGGCGTCGAGAGGGCGGTGCTCTCCACGGGCAATTTATATCAGTAACCCCGGCGACCCTACAG gGCACGTCCAGAGCAGGGAGTCCATCGAGGATGTGATTCGCTTCGCTGCCGACGAAGAACTTTTCTTGTTGGTCAACGAG GTTTATCAGAACACGGTTTTTGCGGACGGGTCAGAGTTTGTGTCCTATAAGCAGGTTCTGGCTGAGATGGGAGCCCCTTATTCTGAGACAGTTCAGCTGGCCTCGCTCCATTCGCTCTCAAACGGCATCATGGGAGA GTGTGGTTTCAGGACGGGATATATGGAGCTGGTAAACGTCGATCAAGCTGTAATGTTATACACTGAGGTTCTTCTGACAGGAGATTTGTGCCCCCCTGTGATTGGTCAGATCGCTCTTGATGTCATGGCTGATCCGCCCCATCCTGGAGAACCTTCCTACACTTTATACACACAG gaGGTGGCATCCAGACTAATGACTCTGAAGTGTAACGTTTCCAGGGCTGTCGAAGTCATTAATGATCTTCCGGGATTCAGCTGTCTGTCAGTTCAGAGTGGAATCTTCCTCTATCCGCACCTGACTCTTCCTCACTCAGCTGTGACACATGCACAG tctGTGGGGTTGTTGTACAGCAGGAGGTTGTTGGAGGATCAGGGTGTGTGTGTCGGGTTCAGTGAAGATCACACACATTCACGGAGCTGCTGCCACTTCAG gttgtgTGTGCTGATGCCATCAGATGAACTGGAGGAGGCTCTCCGTCGCCTGCGATGTTTTCACTATCAGTTCCTCAAAGAATACTGTGAAATTACAATTAGTGCACCACAACAGAGCAATTAA
- the gptl gene encoding alanine aminotransferase 2-like isoform X2: protein MSALKKTTRPPSAEEETRDNKRGMNMKKVLDLSSGDSHNAGVKPITFVRQVIAGCLYPSLLQSDALPPDARLRAQMLLRHFDGGSIGSYTDSCGSMYVRNTIAESISLRDGGVPSSPEQVFITVETQRGLMVMMRLLCQSEGVSAVMIPDPAPHTLAHLLERMGVVPVPYRLQEQCGWSVERAELNRAIQASRGRCSPRAIYISNPGDPTGHVQSRESIEDVIRFAADEELFLLVNEVYQNTVFADGSEFVSYKQVLAEMGAPYSETVQLASLHSLSNGIMGECGFRTGYMELVNVDQAVMLYTEVLLTGDLCPPVIGQIALDVMADPPHPGEPSYTLYTQEVASRLMTLKCNVSRAVEVINDLPGFSCLSVQSGIFLYPHLTLPHSAVTHAQSVGLLYSRRLLEDQGVCVGFSEDHTHSRSCCHFRLCVLMPSDELEEALRRLRCFHYQFLKEYCEITISAPQQSN from the exons ATGTCTGCTCTGAAGAAGACCACCAGACCACCATCAGCTGAGGAAGAGACTCGCGACAATAAACGG GGGATGAATATGAAGAAGGTTCTGGATTTGAGTTCTGGAGACTCTCACAACGCTGGAGTGAAGCCAATAACCTTTGTTAGACAG GTCATAGCCGGATGTTTGTATCCCAGTCTCCTGCAGAGCGACGCTCTTCCTCCTGACGCTCGTCTCAGAGCTCAGATGTTACTCCGTCACTTTGATGGAGGCAGTATCG GTTCGTACACTGATTCATGTGGATCGATGTACGTGAGAAACACTATAGCAGAGTCCATTTCTTTGCGGGACGGAGGCGTCCCATCGAGTCCAGAGCAAGTGTTCATCACTGTTGAGACCCAGAGGGGTTTGATG GTGATGATGCGACTGCTGTGTCAGTCAGAGGGCGTGTCTGCGGTTATGATCCCAGACCCCGCCCCTCACACTCTGGCACACCTCCTGGAGAGGATGGGCGTGGTTCCGGTGCCCTATCGGCTGCAAGAGCAGTGTGGGTGGAGCGTGGAGAGGGCGGAGCTTAACAGAGCCATCCAGGCGTCGAGAGGGCGGTGCTCTCCACGGGCAATTTATATCAGTAACCCCGGCGACCCTACAG gGCACGTCCAGAGCAGGGAGTCCATCGAGGATGTGATTCGCTTCGCTGCCGACGAAGAACTTTTCTTGTTGGTCAACGAG GTTTATCAGAACACGGTTTTTGCGGACGGGTCAGAGTTTGTGTCCTATAAGCAGGTTCTGGCTGAGATGGGAGCCCCTTATTCTGAGACAGTTCAGCTGGCCTCGCTCCATTCGCTCTCAAACGGCATCATGGGAGA GTGTGGTTTCAGGACGGGATATATGGAGCTGGTAAACGTCGATCAAGCTGTAATGTTATACACTGAGGTTCTTCTGACAGGAGATTTGTGCCCCCCTGTGATTGGTCAGATCGCTCTTGATGTCATGGCTGATCCGCCCCATCCTGGAGAACCTTCCTACACTTTATACACACAG gaGGTGGCATCCAGACTAATGACTCTGAAGTGTAACGTTTCCAGGGCTGTCGAAGTCATTAATGATCTTCCGGGATTCAGCTGTCTGTCAGTTCAGAGTGGAATCTTCCTCTATCCGCACCTGACTCTTCCTCACTCAGCTGTGACACATGCACAG tctGTGGGGTTGTTGTACAGCAGGAGGTTGTTGGAGGATCAGGGTGTGTGTGTCGGGTTCAGTGAAGATCACACACATTCACGGAGCTGCTGCCACTTCAG gttgtgTGTGCTGATGCCATCAGATGAACTGGAGGAGGCTCTCCGTCGCCTGCGATGTTTTCACTATCAGTTCCTCAAAGAATACTGTGAAATTACAATTAGTGCACCACAACAGAGCAATTAA
- the gptl gene encoding alanine aminotransferase 2-like isoform X3, whose product MLSTENLLGMNMKKVLDLSSGDSHNAGVKPITFVRQVIAGCLYPSLLQSDALPPDARLRAQMLLRHFDGGSIGSYTDSCGSMYVRNTIAESISLRDGGVPSSPEQVFITVETQRGLMRHDCAQVMMRLLCQSEGVSAVMIPDPAPHTLAHLLERMGVVPVPYRLQEQCGWSVERAELNRAIQASRGRCSPRAIYISNPGDPTGHVQSRESIEDVIRFAADEELFLLVNEVYQNTVFADGSEFVSYKQVLAEMGAPYSETVQLASLHSLSNGIMGECGFRTGYMELVNVDQAVMLYTEVLLTGDLCPPVIGQIALDVMADPPHPGEPSYTLYTQEVASRLMTLKCNVSRAVEVINDLPGFSCLSVQSGIFLYPHLTLPHSAVTHAQSVGLLYSRRLLEDQGVCVGFSEDHTHSRSCCHFRLCVLMPSDELEEALRRLRCFHYQFLKEYCEITISAPQQSN is encoded by the exons ATGTTATCAACTGAAAATTTATTG GGGATGAATATGAAGAAGGTTCTGGATTTGAGTTCTGGAGACTCTCACAACGCTGGAGTGAAGCCAATAACCTTTGTTAGACAG GTCATAGCCGGATGTTTGTATCCCAGTCTCCTGCAGAGCGACGCTCTTCCTCCTGACGCTCGTCTCAGAGCTCAGATGTTACTCCGTCACTTTGATGGAGGCAGTATCG GTTCGTACACTGATTCATGTGGATCGATGTACGTGAGAAACACTATAGCAGAGTCCATTTCTTTGCGGGACGGAGGCGTCCCATCGAGTCCAGAGCAAGTGTTCATCACTGTTGAGACCCAGAGGGGTTTGATG AGACATGACTGTGCGCAGGTGATGATGCGACTGCTGTGTCAGTCAGAGGGCGTGTCTGCGGTTATGATCCCAGACCCCGCCCCTCACACTCTGGCACACCTCCTGGAGAGGATGGGCGTGGTTCCGGTGCCCTATCGGCTGCAAGAGCAGTGTGGGTGGAGCGTGGAGAGGGCGGAGCTTAACAGAGCCATCCAGGCGTCGAGAGGGCGGTGCTCTCCACGGGCAATTTATATCAGTAACCCCGGCGACCCTACAG gGCACGTCCAGAGCAGGGAGTCCATCGAGGATGTGATTCGCTTCGCTGCCGACGAAGAACTTTTCTTGTTGGTCAACGAG GTTTATCAGAACACGGTTTTTGCGGACGGGTCAGAGTTTGTGTCCTATAAGCAGGTTCTGGCTGAGATGGGAGCCCCTTATTCTGAGACAGTTCAGCTGGCCTCGCTCCATTCGCTCTCAAACGGCATCATGGGAGA GTGTGGTTTCAGGACGGGATATATGGAGCTGGTAAACGTCGATCAAGCTGTAATGTTATACACTGAGGTTCTTCTGACAGGAGATTTGTGCCCCCCTGTGATTGGTCAGATCGCTCTTGATGTCATGGCTGATCCGCCCCATCCTGGAGAACCTTCCTACACTTTATACACACAG gaGGTGGCATCCAGACTAATGACTCTGAAGTGTAACGTTTCCAGGGCTGTCGAAGTCATTAATGATCTTCCGGGATTCAGCTGTCTGTCAGTTCAGAGTGGAATCTTCCTCTATCCGCACCTGACTCTTCCTCACTCAGCTGTGACACATGCACAG tctGTGGGGTTGTTGTACAGCAGGAGGTTGTTGGAGGATCAGGGTGTGTGTGTCGGGTTCAGTGAAGATCACACACATTCACGGAGCTGCTGCCACTTCAG gttgtgTGTGCTGATGCCATCAGATGAACTGGAGGAGGCTCTCCGTCGCCTGCGATGTTTTCACTATCAGTTCCTCAAAGAATACTGTGAAATTACAATTAGTGCACCACAACAGAGCAATTAA